The Kitasatospora setae KM-6054 genome contains a region encoding:
- a CDS encoding class I SAM-dependent DNA methyltransferase: MPAHHDIESERELWDAYAAGIKDDVFDAGPVFRWTQYADHGPGPELLGSPASVLEIGCGTGRALVALAERGVKVTGVDLSPVMVEKAAKRWGPSGIRFHCAEVLDYLRGSDETWDAVYSVFGAIWFTDPLKLLPLIASRLNPGGVLAFSQPPAIPGAYGPQGMYKGGFAGRALYTYRYSYTPRRWVGLLRKAGFGSAEATVLDAPVEGHIGTLIVTARTPTA; this comes from the coding sequence TTGCCCGCACACCACGACATCGAATCCGAGCGCGAACTCTGGGACGCGTACGCGGCCGGCATCAAGGACGACGTATTCGACGCCGGCCCCGTCTTTCGCTGGACTCAGTACGCCGACCACGGGCCCGGCCCTGAACTGCTCGGATCACCGGCCAGCGTGTTGGAGATCGGGTGCGGCACCGGCCGCGCACTCGTCGCGCTGGCCGAGCGGGGCGTCAAGGTGACGGGGGTCGACCTCTCACCGGTCATGGTCGAGAAGGCCGCCAAGCGGTGGGGGCCGTCCGGCATCCGGTTCCACTGTGCAGAAGTCCTGGACTACCTGCGCGGCAGCGACGAGACCTGGGACGCGGTCTACTCCGTGTTCGGGGCGATCTGGTTCACGGACCCCCTGAAGCTCCTCCCGCTCATCGCCTCCCGCCTGAACCCCGGAGGAGTCCTGGCCTTCTCGCAGCCTCCCGCCATCCCCGGCGCCTACGGCCCCCAGGGCATGTACAAGGGGGGCTTCGCCGGAAGGGCCCTGTACACGTACCGCTACTCGTACACGCCCCGCAGGTGGGTCGGTCTGCTTCGGAAGGCCGGATTCGGGTCGGCGGAGGCCACGGTACTCGACGCCCCTGTTGAAGGGCACATCGGCACTCTGATCGTCACGGCCAGGACCCCGACGGCCTGA
- a CDS encoding helix-turn-helix domain-containing protein, producing the protein MPSSPSSSVVAARKAIADRLVEIRKDAGLKGGELSALCGWHPAKTSRIQSGKAAPSEEDIRVWCAACGAGDQVADLIAASRAADSMYQEWRRRNSTGMRLAQEKVISDYERTRFFRIYVSNVLPGFFQTAEYATALMQSITDFQGTPDDVAAAVPACLARARLMYTGARRFAVLIEEWVLRTRIGSAEDMAAQLGHLLTLMSLPSVSIGIIPTGSPRAIWPLEAFYLFDDQRVAVETLTAKISILQPREVADYVRAFAGLSETAVHGAKARALIASAAASLE; encoded by the coding sequence ATGCCATCGTCGCCTTCATCCAGCGTTGTCGCAGCACGGAAGGCCATCGCCGACCGACTGGTCGAGATCCGCAAGGACGCCGGACTCAAGGGGGGTGAATTGTCTGCCTTGTGCGGCTGGCACCCCGCCAAGACTTCTCGCATCCAGTCAGGCAAAGCGGCCCCGTCCGAAGAAGACATAAGGGTTTGGTGCGCCGCCTGCGGAGCGGGCGACCAGGTCGCGGACCTGATCGCGGCTTCTCGCGCCGCTGACTCGATGTACCAGGAGTGGAGACGCCGGAACAGTACCGGCATGAGGCTCGCCCAGGAGAAGGTGATCAGCGACTACGAGCGCACGAGGTTTTTCCGCATCTACGTCTCGAACGTGCTGCCCGGCTTCTTCCAGACCGCCGAGTACGCAACTGCTCTGATGCAGTCCATCACCGATTTCCAGGGCACGCCGGACGACGTCGCGGCAGCGGTACCAGCATGCTTGGCGCGGGCGCGACTCATGTACACGGGGGCGCGTCGGTTCGCAGTGCTGATCGAGGAGTGGGTGTTGCGGACCCGGATCGGAAGCGCCGAGGACATGGCGGCGCAGCTTGGCCACTTGCTCACCCTCATGTCGCTGCCATCCGTCTCCATCGGGATCATCCCGACTGGTAGCCCGCGGGCCATCTGGCCCCTTGAAGCCTTCTACCTGTTCGATGACCAGCGGGTGGCGGTCGAGACGCTGACAGCGAAAATCAGCATCCTCCAGCCCAGAGAGGTCGCGGACTACGTCCGTGCCTTCGCGGGCTTGTCGGAGACGGCGGTGCACGGGGCGAAGGCCCGAGCCTTGATCGCCTCCGCCGCCGCTTCCTTGGAGTGA
- a CDS encoding DUF6879 family protein, whose amino-acid sequence MQSNVPDFRTLLRETTKSAVHLEMRDQYSVSDEADQFAAWKAGHRYSPDNRAEWWHPFHDFVVETIARGVTIRRARIVSEPVTEYIRYEHSHTFTNLAAGEQIRWLPRSRALDIALPGADFWLFDSRIVRFNLFTGDGEWADPRNVMTEQQATVELCTNAFEAVWERAVPHEDFEV is encoded by the coding sequence ATGCAGTCGAACGTGCCGGACTTCAGGACTCTGCTCCGGGAGACGACGAAGTCGGCCGTGCATCTGGAGATGCGTGACCAGTACAGCGTCAGCGACGAAGCCGACCAGTTCGCCGCCTGGAAGGCCGGACACCGGTACTCCCCGGACAACCGTGCCGAGTGGTGGCACCCCTTCCATGACTTCGTGGTGGAGACCATCGCCCGAGGTGTGACCATCCGGCGCGCACGCATCGTGTCGGAGCCCGTCACCGAGTACATCCGCTACGAACACTCCCACACGTTCACCAACCTCGCGGCCGGCGAGCAGATCCGTTGGCTGCCGCGCAGCCGGGCGCTGGACATCGCACTGCCCGGGGCCGACTTCTGGCTGTTCGACAGCCGGATCGTCCGATTCAACCTGTTCACCGGTGACGGCGAATGGGCCGATCCCCGGAACGTGATGACCGAGCAGCAGGCCACCGTGGAGTTGTGCACGAACGCGTTCGAGGCCGTGTGGGAACGGGCGGTACCCCACGAGGACTTCGAGGTCTGA
- a CDS encoding MOSC domain-containing protein, with translation MIVTALHRHPVKSLLGETLTRARIDARGLDGDRRHALFDLTGRRIASAKEPRTWRRLLTLRAASTGGGVRITAPDGAVLDDAGLSALLGRPVRLIAERPPGAVLRRSVPEQVLAAGVGAEVDYTVQEFGSAAEPGSFFDFAPLHLVTTASLAGAPAARYRPNLVIGHDGRPYEENTWVGREISVGPTLRLRVIAPTPRCAVPTLAHGPLPADPEALRRIARENRVVPLPGMAPLPCVGAYAEVVVPGEVGTGDAVTLR, from the coding sequence TTGATCGTCACCGCGCTGCACCGCCACCCCGTCAAGTCACTGCTCGGCGAAACGCTCACCCGGGCCCGTATCGACGCCCGCGGCCTCGACGGCGACCGCCGCCACGCCCTGTTCGACCTCACCGGCCGGCGGATCGCCAGCGCCAAGGAGCCCCGGACCTGGCGGCGGCTGCTCACCCTCCGCGCCGCGAGCACCGGCGGCGGGGTGCGGATCACCGCGCCGGACGGCGCCGTACTCGACGACGCCGGCCTCTCCGCGCTGCTCGGCCGGCCCGTCCGGCTGATCGCCGAACGGCCGCCCGGCGCGGTGCTGCGCCGCTCGGTGCCCGAGCAGGTGCTCGCCGCCGGGGTCGGCGCCGAAGTCGACTACACCGTGCAGGAGTTCGGCTCGGCGGCGGAGCCCGGCAGCTTCTTCGACTTCGCCCCGCTGCACCTCGTCACCACCGCGAGCCTGGCCGGCGCCCCCGCCGCCCGCTACCGGCCCAACCTGGTGATCGGGCACGACGGGCGGCCGTACGAGGAGAACACCTGGGTCGGCCGGGAGATCAGCGTCGGCCCGACCCTCCGGCTGCGCGTCATCGCTCCCACCCCGCGCTGCGCCGTCCCGACCCTCGCGCACGGCCCGCTGCCCGCCGACCCGGAGGCGCTGCGCCGGATCGCCCGGGAGAACCGGGTCGTCCCGCTGCCCGGGATGGCACCGCTGCCGTGCGTCGGCGCGTACGCGGAGGTCGTGGTCCCGGGCGAGGTCGGGACCGGGGACGCGGTCACGCTGCGCTAG
- the cobC gene encoding Rv2231c family pyridoxal phosphate-dependent protein CobC, protein MNPQPDLRHHGDAEVRAAGLVDLAVNVRTGTPPAWLRARLAATLADLAAYPDGTAARAAVAARHGRPAEEVLLTAGAAEAFVLLARVLRPRRAVVVHPQFTEPEAALRDAGHPVHRVLLTPERGFTLPPGAVPEDADLVVVGNPTNPTSVLHPAAALAELARPGRTLVVDEAFMDTDPGETQSLAAVRDLPGDVVVLRSLTKTWGLAGLRIGYLLAPTPLVARLAAAQPLWPVSTPALAAAELCSTPAALAEADRAARTTAADRAHLLAGLATVPGPRVHGAPAASFVLIQLPGATALRARLREAGYAVRRGDTFPGLGPDWLRIAVRDPATTDAFLAALREALAR, encoded by the coding sequence GTGAACCCGCAGCCCGATCTGCGCCATCACGGCGACGCCGAAGTGCGCGCCGCCGGGCTGGTCGACCTCGCCGTCAACGTCCGCACCGGAACCCCGCCGGCCTGGCTGCGCGCCCGGCTCGCCGCCACCCTCGCCGACCTCGCCGCCTACCCCGACGGCACCGCCGCCCGGGCCGCCGTCGCCGCCCGGCACGGCCGGCCCGCCGAGGAGGTGCTGCTGACGGCGGGCGCCGCCGAGGCGTTCGTGCTGCTCGCCCGGGTGCTGCGGCCGCGCCGGGCGGTGGTCGTGCACCCCCAGTTCACCGAGCCCGAGGCGGCGCTGCGCGACGCCGGGCACCCCGTCCACCGCGTCCTCCTCACGCCGGAGCGGGGCTTCACCCTGCCGCCCGGGGCGGTCCCCGAGGACGCCGACCTGGTGGTGGTCGGCAACCCCACCAACCCCACCTCCGTCCTGCACCCGGCCGCCGCCCTCGCCGAACTGGCCCGGCCCGGCCGCACCCTGGTCGTCGACGAGGCGTTCATGGACACCGACCCCGGCGAGACCCAGAGCCTCGCCGCCGTCCGCGACCTGCCCGGCGACGTCGTCGTCCTGCGCAGCCTCACCAAGACCTGGGGGCTGGCCGGCCTGCGGATCGGCTACCTGCTCGCCCCCACCCCGCTGGTCGCCCGCCTCGCCGCCGCCCAGCCGCTCTGGCCGGTCTCCACCCCGGCCCTGGCCGCCGCCGAACTCTGCTCCACCCCCGCCGCCCTCGCCGAGGCCGACCGCGCCGCCCGCACCACCGCCGCCGACCGCGCCCACCTGCTGGCCGGCCTCGCCACCGTCCCCGGCCCGCGCGTCCACGGCGCCCCCGCCGCGTCCTTCGTCCTGATCCAGCTGCCCGGCGCCACCGCGCTGCGCGCCCGCCTGCGCGAAGCCGGCTACGCCGTCCGCCGCGGCGACACCTTCCCCGGCCTGGGCCCCGACTGGCTCCGGATCGCCGTCCGCGACCCGGCCACCACGGACGCGTTCCTCGCCGCGCTGCGCGAGGCCCTCGCCCGCTAG
- a CDS encoding cobalamin biosynthesis protein, with protein sequence MPDGAPPPTPCAPRLVLGLGLRRGTPAAELLRAADTALAALGLDRTAVALAATLDSKLFEPGLRAAARELGVPLAGHPAAALAAVLVPGGSARVAAAVGTPSVAEAAALASAGPGARLLAPRTATAAATAALAAPPPHRPGAHPHHPRTTPQEDNR encoded by the coding sequence ATGCCGGACGGCGCACCCCCGCCCACCCCGTGCGCCCCCCGGCTGGTGCTCGGCCTCGGCCTGCGCCGCGGCACCCCCGCCGCCGAACTGCTGCGCGCCGCCGACACCGCGCTCGCCGCACTCGGCCTCGACCGCACCGCCGTCGCGCTGGCCGCCACCCTCGACAGCAAACTGTTCGAACCCGGACTGCGCGCTGCCGCACGGGAGTTGGGCGTCCCGCTGGCCGGTCACCCGGCCGCCGCGCTGGCCGCCGTCCTGGTGCCCGGCGGCTCCGCCCGGGTCGCCGCCGCGGTCGGCACCCCGAGCGTCGCCGAGGCCGCCGCGCTCGCCTCGGCCGGGCCCGGCGCACGCCTGCTCGCGCCGCGCACCGCCACCGCCGCCGCCACCGCCGCCCTCGCCGCGCCGCCGCCGCACCGCCCCGGAGCGCACCCGCACCACCCCCGCACCACCCCCCAGGAGGACAACAGGTGA